The following proteins are encoded in a genomic region of Lactiplantibacillus plantarum:
- a CDS encoding ketopantoate reductase family protein — protein MKYTVLGAGAMGLRYGVLLQAAGYQVDFVDTWDQQVQTIQQQGGVYVARDGQNRHLVPIRISTPENYHGQPDVLIIFTKQMGLTEILSRSAHFFNDQQYVVTAMNGMGHIEKINQYFKPEKVLGGTALIGTVLKQAGDVDFIGAANAGSMNIANQTEQPDEMTHQIVAEFTKAHLNPTLTTNFLGTLLAKVIFNSVINTLCTMFQIQMGEFIQSPVAQKLGRQLIDEAFDVCERAGITLLNTREEEWQTIEYVSRETNPLHFPSMYQDITKHRLTEVDYINGYLYDLGVQYHYEAKTHDFLRNLVHLAEFAGTFDITSLKPLTEGKH, from the coding sequence ATGAAGTATACGGTATTAGGTGCGGGAGCCATGGGATTACGTTATGGTGTTTTATTACAAGCAGCTGGCTATCAAGTTGATTTTGTCGATACTTGGGATCAGCAGGTCCAAACAATTCAACAGCAGGGTGGTGTCTATGTTGCTCGTGATGGTCAAAACCGCCACTTGGTTCCGATTCGAATCAGCACTCCTGAGAATTACCATGGTCAACCGGATGTTCTGATTATTTTCACCAAACAAATGGGGTTGACAGAGATTTTGTCACGATCAGCACACTTCTTCAATGACCAGCAATACGTGGTTACCGCTATGAATGGTATGGGCCACATTGAAAAAATCAATCAATACTTCAAGCCTGAGAAGGTGTTGGGCGGGACGGCCTTGATTGGGACGGTCTTAAAGCAAGCTGGTGATGTCGACTTTATCGGGGCGGCAAACGCTGGTTCAATGAATATTGCAAATCAAACGGAACAACCTGACGAAATGACCCATCAAATCGTTGCCGAATTTACTAAAGCACACCTGAATCCGACTTTGACGACGAACTTTTTAGGTACCTTATTGGCAAAGGTGATTTTTAATTCCGTTATCAACACGTTGTGCACGATGTTCCAGATTCAAATGGGCGAGTTTATTCAGTCGCCAGTAGCTCAAAAGTTAGGCCGGCAACTGATTGATGAAGCGTTTGACGTTTGTGAACGGGCCGGGATCACGTTACTGAATACTCGAGAAGAAGAGTGGCAGACGATTGAATACGTTAGTCGAGAGACGAATCCGTTGCACTTTCCGTCAATGTATCAAGATATAACAAAACACCGACTCACTGAAGTTGATTATATCAATGGTTATCTCTATGATTTAGGGGTGCAATACCACTATGAAGCTAAGACCCATGATTTTTTGCGGAATCTTGTTCACTTAGCCGAATTTGCTGGGACGTTTGATATTACGAGCCTGAAACCATTGACAGAAGGGAAGCACTAA
- a CDS encoding SPFH domain-containing protein: MVGIIVAIIVILLVVLVLIASIRIITQPNQGVVLTFGKFERVISSGFHFIKPFISRVITVNTAQTPVDLNQQVVITKDNAEISVKISLKYHVTNIEDFVFKNEDSVRSMIQDTRAALRGIIGNKELNEVLNGTQEINAALFKEISSVTAGYGLNVDRVNIDSVNPSADIQASMNKLLQATRERDATIATAEGKSKSITLENEANNRALLATNKAQNEALVNSAKAKATAVQTEADADAYRTRILNEALSQSSENYFIFQNTEAVKALADGNANTVVLPNQTLDSLGLIPALTKVSKLTTK; encoded by the coding sequence ATGGTAGGTATCATCGTTGCAATTATTGTCATTCTACTGGTCGTTTTAGTCCTAATCGCTTCCATCCGCATCATCACCCAACCGAACCAAGGTGTCGTCTTAACATTTGGAAAGTTCGAGCGCGTCATTAGTTCCGGCTTTCACTTTATTAAACCGTTCATCTCACGTGTCATCACCGTTAACACGGCTCAGACACCCGTTGATCTTAATCAACAAGTCGTTATCACCAAAGATAACGCTGAAATCTCAGTTAAGATTTCGCTTAAGTACCACGTCACTAATATTGAAGACTTCGTTTTTAAAAACGAAGACTCCGTTCGTAGTATGATTCAAGATACCCGCGCGGCACTGCGTGGTATCATTGGGAACAAAGAATTAAACGAAGTCCTGAATGGGACGCAAGAAATCAATGCCGCCCTCTTCAAGGAGATCTCCTCCGTTACGGCGGGCTACGGTTTAAATGTTGACCGGGTCAATATTGATTCCGTTAACCCTTCGGCAGATATTCAGGCTTCCATGAATAAACTCCTGCAAGCTACGCGGGAACGGGATGCCACCATCGCAACTGCTGAAGGTAAGAGTAAGTCAATCACACTGGAAAATGAAGCCAATAACCGGGCCTTATTAGCCACCAACAAAGCCCAAAACGAAGCTTTAGTGAATAGTGCAAAGGCGAAAGCAACAGCCGTTCAAACTGAAGCAGATGCTGATGCTTACCGGACGCGGATCTTAAACGAAGCCTTGTCACAATCATCCGAAAACTACTTTATCTTCCAAAACACGGAAGCTGTCAAAGCCTTAGCGGACGGCAATGCCAACACCGTTGTTTTACCAAACCAAACGTTAGATAGCTTGGGCTTAATCCCAGCACTCACCAAGGTCAGCAAATTAACAACTAAGTAG
- a CDS encoding MFS transporter: MKQPWQTAWPERISYGLSDAADNLVFQMMTTYLLFFYTDVYGLSTSAAAILFVVARLADVVESLIIGVMIDHTHSRFGKSRPFFLWYALPYVLFAVLTFVTPNFGATGKLVWAYVTYLGLGFFYTAVNLPITSILPALSQNERELTLLGVIRQFFGSSVQIIVAVFTLPLVALFGQGDQQRGFLLTIVLFGIISLVLILNTFFQVKERFSQPERPHQSLSAVWGMLKQNQPWFILSSVILLYWLTTAIKNQTTIYYFKYLIQREDLVPVVNGFTFASLIGVILIVRLANHHGKKNTMLAGIAIAAVGQLILGLGTAINQLAFVFGGTLINAVGNGLIIGLVSIMIADTIRYGTALGIQAEGILASTDDFGVNVGLGLGGLVTAGLFHLSGYTANHAQNIATQHMITLNYAWLPLLLYVVMFIVLIFYNEQQLQDAINV, from the coding sequence TTGAAACAACCTTGGCAAACAGCTTGGCCGGAACGAATTAGTTATGGGCTCAGTGATGCCGCGGATAACTTAGTCTTTCAGATGATGACCACATACTTATTATTCTTCTATACCGATGTTTACGGCCTATCCACGAGTGCAGCGGCGATTTTATTTGTCGTTGCGCGCTTAGCCGATGTCGTTGAAAGTCTGATTATCGGCGTCATGATTGACCATACCCATTCGCGCTTCGGTAAAAGCCGCCCGTTTTTCTTATGGTACGCGTTACCCTACGTCTTGTTCGCCGTTTTGACCTTTGTGACCCCGAATTTCGGAGCAACTGGTAAACTCGTCTGGGCTTATGTGACCTATTTAGGGTTAGGATTCTTCTATACCGCCGTCAACCTACCAATCACATCGATTTTACCAGCACTCTCCCAGAATGAACGTGAATTAACCTTACTAGGCGTGATTCGTCAATTCTTCGGTAGTAGCGTTCAAATTATCGTCGCTGTCTTCACCTTGCCACTAGTTGCTTTATTTGGTCAGGGTGATCAGCAACGAGGTTTTTTACTGACAATCGTTCTATTTGGCATTATTTCGTTGGTCCTGATCCTCAACACCTTCTTCCAAGTCAAGGAACGCTTTAGTCAACCTGAGCGTCCGCACCAATCACTCAGTGCGGTGTGGGGCATGCTCAAGCAAAACCAGCCGTGGTTTATTTTATCCAGCGTGATTTTACTGTATTGGTTAACAACTGCCATCAAGAATCAAACGACCATCTACTACTTTAAATACTTGATTCAGCGTGAGGACTTAGTGCCAGTCGTTAACGGCTTTACGTTTGCGTCACTGATCGGGGTCATCTTAATTGTCCGGCTAGCCAACCACCACGGGAAAAAGAATACCATGTTGGCGGGTATCGCAATCGCCGCTGTGGGGCAACTGATCCTCGGTCTCGGGACAGCCATCAATCAACTGGCCTTCGTCTTCGGTGGTACGTTGATCAATGCTGTCGGTAACGGTCTCATCATTGGTTTGGTCTCAATCATGATTGCTGATACGATCCGTTATGGCACGGCGCTTGGCATTCAAGCAGAAGGTATTTTAGCCTCTACTGATGACTTCGGCGTCAATGTCGGCTTAGGACTTGGTGGCCTAGTCACCGCCGGACTCTTTCATCTAAGCGGCTACACGGCCAATCATGCGCAAAATATCGCCACTCAGCATATGATTACCCTGAACTATGCGTGGTTACCATTATTACTTTACGTGGTGATGTTTATCGTATTAATTTTTTACAATGAGCAGCAATTGCAAGACGCGATTAATGTTTAG
- a CDS encoding CHY zinc finger protein, producing MTEWVPVIYGIGLDAAGRCQHYHLETDIAALWCRRCQHYYACYRCHDTLCQHTFVASAPTDLAVMCGACRYRMTVDRYHEGQCPHCHRPFNPRCRLHDKVYFLIDEREVQSKCQ from the coding sequence ATGACTGAGTGGGTACCAGTGATTTACGGCATCGGTTTAGACGCTGCCGGTCGGTGCCAACATTATCACCTTGAAACTGATATCGCGGCATTGTGGTGTCGGCGATGTCAACACTATTACGCGTGTTACCGGTGCCATGATACGTTGTGCCAGCATACTTTTGTGGCCAGCGCTCCGACGGATTTAGCCGTGATGTGTGGTGCTTGTCGTTATCGAATGACGGTTGATCGGTATCATGAGGGGCAATGCCCGCACTGTCACCGGCCATTTAACCCGCGGTGTCGGTTGCATGACAAGGTTTACTTTCTAATCGATGAGAGAGAAGTACAGTCCAAGTGTCAGTAA
- a CDS encoding C69 family dipeptidase: protein MYEQACTTILVGKKATVDGSTMIARNDDTFMPITPQKFIVHPAVHGRNETLTSGKNGFTAPLPADGYRYQAVPNIEVAEKGVFEENGFNEKNVGVSSTESVYGNEHTLTFDPFVSNGLAEDSLPTMLTPFIDSARGGVEYLGQLIAKYGSPEGNGVLFNDKDDVWYMEIVTGHHWVAQRIPDDAYAVAANQVAIQWVDFDDPDNFMWSDGIQEFVAEHHLNPDKEGFNFRHIFGTDNEKDRHYNTPRVWYGQRYFNPEIEQDPQSSELPFICHAAKKISVADVEFVLGSHYNETKYDPFLNTPEAKKFRPISMNRTQNSHVMQVRNDVPAEQSAIMWMTFGVPAFAPYLPFHANVSETDPSFANTPLKHDMNSAYWLYRTLSMIVESHYADFVQDDIDYLKECRIELGQFVAATDEQAAKLSGDELTAFLTEQDKVMVAKMRDKAQALIGQLVTKGLTLSKLTYNVDINL from the coding sequence ATGTACGAACAAGCTTGTACCACAATTTTAGTTGGGAAGAAGGCGACCGTTGATGGTTCAACGATGATTGCCCGCAATGATGATACGTTTATGCCGATTACACCGCAAAAATTTATCGTCCATCCCGCCGTTCATGGTCGCAACGAAACGTTAACTTCTGGGAAGAATGGCTTTACCGCACCACTTCCAGCGGATGGCTACCGTTACCAAGCTGTACCAAACATTGAAGTCGCTGAAAAGGGTGTTTTTGAAGAAAATGGCTTTAACGAAAAAAACGTTGGTGTTTCTTCAACTGAAAGTGTTTATGGTAATGAACATACGCTGACTTTTGACCCATTCGTGTCTAATGGTCTCGCAGAAGATTCATTGCCAACCATGCTCACGCCGTTCATTGATTCTGCTCGTGGTGGGGTTGAATACTTGGGCCAGTTGATCGCTAAATATGGTTCGCCAGAAGGTAACGGTGTTTTGTTCAATGATAAAGATGATGTGTGGTACATGGAGATCGTCACTGGTCACCACTGGGTTGCACAACGGATTCCGGATGATGCTTACGCGGTGGCTGCCAACCAAGTTGCGATTCAATGGGTTGATTTTGATGATCCCGATAACTTTATGTGGTCTGATGGTATTCAAGAATTTGTTGCGGAACACCATTTGAACCCTGACAAGGAAGGTTTTAACTTCCGTCATATCTTCGGTACTGATAATGAAAAAGACCGGCATTATAATACTCCCCGGGTCTGGTACGGCCAACGTTATTTCAATCCAGAGATCGAACAAGATCCACAGTCGAGTGAGCTACCGTTCATTTGTCACGCAGCCAAGAAGATTTCAGTTGCCGACGTTGAATTTGTACTGGGTTCTCATTATAACGAAACGAAGTACGATCCCTTCTTGAATACACCAGAAGCTAAAAAGTTTCGGCCAATTTCAATGAATCGGACGCAGAATTCACACGTTATGCAAGTGCGGAATGACGTACCAGCAGAACAAAGCGCGATTATGTGGATGACATTTGGGGTACCAGCTTTTGCGCCATACCTCCCATTCCATGCGAACGTTTCTGAAACTGATCCTAGTTTTGCGAACACACCACTAAAACATGATATGAATAGTGCTTACTGGCTCTACCGGACACTATCAATGATTGTTGAATCACACTATGCTGATTTCGTTCAGGATGATATTGATTATTTGAAAGAATGTCGAATCGAACTGGGTCAATTTGTGGCTGCGACCGATGAACAAGCGGCGAAGTTATCTGGTGACGAGTTAACGGCTTTCTTGACTGAACAAGATAAAGTAATGGTCGCAAAGATGCGTGATAAAGCCCAAGCTTTGATTGGTCAATTAGTCACCAAAGGTTTAACGCTCTCGAAACTAACCTATAATGTTGATATCAATCTTTAA
- a CDS encoding methionine ABC transporter permease: protein MNETWTILQQNLGTALWDTAKMVFISGFIGIVFGTIIGLGLYYYSNPLFASHPLINSVAGFIINAIRSLPFLILMVVLIPFAKLVAGDPYTPLGGAVSLSVAAIPFFARLAEGAFAEIDAGVVEAARSTGASFWLTFQEVLFPEALPALIRGVVLTLISLLGYSAMVGTIGAGGIGDLAIQYGYNRYNTGVLVSVIVILIVIVQIVQWCGDRLADHYTRS from the coding sequence ATGAATGAAACTTGGACTATATTACAGCAAAATCTCGGAACAGCATTGTGGGACACGGCTAAAATGGTCTTTATCTCAGGCTTTATCGGAATCGTCTTTGGTACCATTATTGGATTAGGACTGTATTACTATTCTAATCCGCTATTTGCCTCGCACCCGCTTATCAACAGTGTGGCCGGTTTTATTATTAACGCGATCCGCTCGCTGCCATTTTTGATTTTAATGGTTGTCTTGATTCCGTTCGCCAAATTAGTGGCTGGTGATCCCTATACACCACTTGGTGGCGCAGTATCATTGTCGGTAGCCGCTATTCCATTCTTTGCCCGGCTAGCCGAAGGGGCCTTTGCCGAAATCGATGCGGGCGTTGTTGAAGCAGCACGCTCAACTGGTGCGAGCTTCTGGCTGACTTTTCAGGAAGTCCTATTTCCCGAAGCATTGCCGGCACTCATCCGTGGCGTTGTTTTGACCTTGATCAGTTTGCTAGGCTATTCGGCCATGGTCGGAACGATTGGTGCTGGTGGAATTGGGGACTTAGCGATTCAATACGGCTATAACCGTTATAATACCGGTGTATTAGTCAGTGTGATTGTCATTTTAATTGTGATTGTGCAAATTGTTCAGTGGTGCGGTGATCGACTTGCGGATCATTACACGCGTTCATAG
- a CDS encoding biotin transporter BioY: MTNRQTIKHLTQTAMVTALIIVLGFFPGIPVGFIPVPIVLQNMGIFLAAELLGRKYGTIAVGLFLGLVALGLPLLSGGRGGAAIFLGPTGGYLVAWLLAPMLIGTLIKITRAMTSGYWWLEVGIVWLAGILFVDVIGASWLAVQSHMTLTAALLSNVAFLPGDIIKGTLAVFIARRVRAIVDFGLPA; the protein is encoded by the coding sequence ATGACGAATCGACAGACGATTAAACACCTGACCCAGACGGCGATGGTGACCGCTTTGATTATTGTATTAGGTTTCTTTCCGGGAATTCCAGTGGGCTTTATTCCCGTCCCGATTGTGTTGCAGAATATGGGCATCTTTTTAGCCGCCGAGTTACTTGGCCGCAAATATGGGACGATCGCAGTTGGATTGTTCTTAGGATTAGTGGCACTGGGACTACCCCTATTATCTGGGGGGCGTGGGGGTGCCGCGATTTTTCTCGGGCCAACGGGTGGCTATCTCGTTGCTTGGTTGCTGGCACCAATGCTGATTGGAACGTTGATCAAAATAACTCGGGCGATGACAAGTGGTTATTGGTGGCTAGAAGTTGGCATTGTCTGGTTGGCTGGTATCTTATTTGTTGATGTAATCGGTGCTAGTTGGCTAGCTGTTCAGTCTCATATGACTTTGACGGCCGCCTTGCTGTCGAACGTGGCCTTTCTTCCTGGTGACATCATTAAAGGGACTTTGGCCGTATTTATTGCCCGGCGTGTGCGGGCCATCGTTGATTTTGGATTGCCAGCTTAG
- a CDS encoding biotin--[acetyl-CoA-carboxylase] ligase, whose translation MTTKEQVLTILLRHHGEWQSGDQLAQSVGCSRESIWKAINALRKQGHQIESRKNRGYCYLGSRNLDAKAIQIYGQRQFTGSLEVVAQTPSTQILAKSFLSHHQPQFAAFFADEQTAGYGRLGRDFYSPAKTGLYFSLVVPNPTNALVNVGLLTTGVAVSVLNVLQQFYPNKNFGLKWVNDIYLDQYKVGGIITEASLELESTSATAFIVGVGLNLTTTDFPRELQARAQAVDPSMSVDRNRLAAALLSALVALSKRYATADFLPAYRAKSLVLGQQVTLQVGDSVVNGVAEDIDEHGGLVVRMLTGERRTFTSGEVIRVGLPV comes from the coding sequence ATGACAACTAAAGAACAAGTCTTAACAATTTTATTGCGTCATCATGGTGAGTGGCAATCGGGGGACCAGCTTGCCCAATCAGTTGGCTGTAGTCGTGAGAGCATTTGGAAGGCAATCAATGCTTTGAGAAAGCAAGGACACCAGATTGAGAGTCGTAAAAACCGGGGCTACTGTTATCTGGGAAGTCGTAATTTGGATGCCAAAGCCATTCAAATCTATGGGCAACGTCAATTTACGGGGTCCCTTGAAGTGGTCGCCCAGACGCCGTCCACTCAGATTCTAGCTAAGAGCTTTTTAAGTCATCATCAGCCACAGTTTGCCGCCTTCTTCGCGGACGAACAGACGGCTGGCTATGGCCGTTTGGGCCGGGACTTCTATTCACCGGCCAAAACTGGACTGTATTTTAGCTTGGTTGTTCCTAATCCCACGAATGCATTGGTCAATGTGGGTTTACTGACAACTGGTGTCGCGGTGAGTGTCTTGAATGTTTTACAGCAATTTTATCCTAATAAGAACTTTGGGTTGAAATGGGTCAATGATATTTATCTTGATCAGTATAAGGTCGGGGGCATTATCACGGAAGCAAGTTTGGAATTAGAATCGACTTCTGCAACGGCCTTTATTGTCGGTGTGGGGCTCAATTTAACGACCACCGATTTTCCACGGGAATTGCAAGCCCGTGCCCAAGCGGTCGACCCGAGCATGTCAGTGGATCGCAATCGGTTAGCAGCGGCCTTATTATCAGCACTAGTAGCGCTATCAAAACGCTACGCTACGGCCGACTTTTTGCCAGCATATCGGGCTAAATCATTAGTGTTGGGTCAACAAGTGACACTTCAAGTGGGCGATTCCGTGGTGAATGGGGTGGCTGAAGATATCGATGAACATGGTGGCTTAGTGGTCCGCATGTTGACCGGGGAGCGGCGGACATTTACGAGTGGTGAAGTGATCAGGGTAGGGTTACCAGTATGA
- the fba gene encoding class II fructose-1,6-bisphosphate aldolase, producing the protein MSFVNAVDMTQDAYKNHYAIGAFNTNNLEWTRCILKGAQDTNTPVIIQVSMGAAKYMGGYKLVMDLVADEMESMNITVPVVMHLDHGNYEAAKECIEVGYSSVMFDGHDLPFAENLEKTKEIVKLAHAKGISVEAEVGSIGGEEDGIIGEGELADVEEAKTLAATGIDILAAGIGNIHGKYPENWTGLHFDRLQEISEAVKMPLVLHGGSGIPKDQIVKAVELGISKVNVNTENQVAFANATRAYIESGADQIGKGYDPRKLLAPGKKAIVDVVTSRIGWFKTPAVK; encoded by the coding sequence ATGTCATTTGTAAATGCTGTTGATATGACACAAGACGCATACAAGAACCATTATGCTATTGGTGCGTTCAACACAAACAACCTTGAATGGACTCGTTGCATCTTGAAGGGTGCTCAAGACACTAACACCCCAGTTATTATCCAAGTTTCAATGGGTGCTGCTAAGTACATGGGCGGCTACAAGCTCGTTATGGACTTAGTTGCTGATGAAATGGAAAGCATGAACATCACTGTTCCTGTTGTTATGCACTTAGACCACGGTAACTACGAAGCTGCCAAGGAATGTATCGAAGTTGGTTACTCATCAGTTATGTTTGATGGCCATGACCTACCATTTGCCGAAAACTTAGAAAAGACTAAGGAAATCGTCAAATTAGCTCATGCTAAGGGCATCTCTGTTGAAGCCGAAGTTGGTTCAATTGGTGGTGAAGAAGACGGTATCATCGGTGAAGGTGAATTAGCTGATGTTGAAGAAGCTAAGACTTTAGCTGCTACTGGTATCGACATCTTAGCCGCTGGGATTGGTAACATCCACGGCAAGTACCCAGAAAACTGGACTGGCTTACACTTCGATCGTCTTCAAGAAATCTCAGAAGCCGTTAAGATGCCATTGGTACTTCACGGTGGTTCTGGTATTCCTAAGGACCAAATCGTTAAGGCTGTTGAATTGGGTATTAGCAAGGTTAACGTTAACACCGAAAACCAAGTTGCTTTTGCCAATGCAACTCGTGCTTACATCGAATCTGGCGCAGACCAAATCGGTAAGGGCTACGACCCTCGTAAGTTATTGGCACCTGGTAAGAAGGCCATCGTTGATGTTGTTACATCACGGATTGGCTGGTTCAAGACTCCAGCTGTTAAATAA
- a CDS encoding methionine ABC transporter ATP-binding protein translates to MSQIELKHIDVTFQQKKRTVHAVKDVSLTIEKGEIFGIVGLSGAGKSTLVRTINYLQAPSQGQVIVDGHDLTKANARQIASVRRKIGFIFQNFNLIGNRTVAQNLAFALTAGGYPEKAQPARIQDLLTLVGLADRQDNYPAQLSGGQKQRVGIARALANDPDVLLCDEATSALDVETAEEIIQILKDINRRLHITIVFITHQLEVARSLFDRVAVMEAGQLVEQSSTYDLFAAPQSDMGQRLVNRFLDTQLPTRVAAQLARADGQLLALRYRGSDSLTPIITEIAKATDIDINIIQGRIEFIQERAIGVLAVYLTGTTQAVKQAIALFQRRVDYVEEVQVNE, encoded by the coding sequence ATGAGTCAGATTGAATTAAAACATATTGATGTGACGTTTCAGCAGAAGAAGCGGACGGTGCACGCTGTTAAGGATGTCTCACTAACCATCGAGAAAGGTGAAATCTTTGGAATCGTGGGGTTGTCGGGGGCAGGTAAGTCAACTTTAGTCCGAACAATCAATTATTTGCAGGCACCGAGTCAGGGACAAGTGATCGTAGATGGTCATGATTTGACCAAAGCTAATGCGCGTCAGATTGCGTCCGTGCGGCGTAAAATTGGCTTCATCTTTCAAAATTTCAACCTGATCGGTAATCGAACGGTTGCACAGAACCTGGCGTTTGCCCTGACAGCGGGCGGCTATCCTGAAAAAGCGCAGCCTGCGCGTATTCAAGATTTGCTAACGTTAGTGGGACTTGCAGATCGTCAAGACAATTACCCGGCACAGTTGTCTGGCGGTCAAAAACAACGCGTTGGTATTGCACGGGCGCTCGCCAATGATCCGGATGTCTTATTGTGTGATGAAGCGACCAGTGCGTTAGATGTTGAAACAGCCGAAGAAATCATTCAGATTCTGAAAGACATCAACCGGCGACTTCATATTACGATCGTCTTTATTACCCATCAATTGGAAGTGGCCAGAAGCTTGTTTGACCGGGTCGCTGTCATGGAGGCGGGCCAATTAGTGGAGCAATCGAGCACGTATGACCTGTTCGCAGCGCCCCAGTCCGATATGGGGCAACGGCTTGTCAACCGGTTCCTAGATACACAACTGCCGACAAGAGTCGCTGCACAGCTCGCACGCGCAGATGGTCAGTTATTAGCATTACGTTATCGTGGTAGTGATTCACTAACCCCGATTATTACTGAAATCGCCAAGGCAACGGATATTGATATTAACATTATTCAGGGACGGATCGAGTTTATTCAAGAACGGGCCATTGGGGTATTAGCCGTTTATTTGACGGGTACCACTCAGGCCGTTAAGCAAGCGATTGCGCTATTTCAGCGACGCGTCGATTATGTGGAGGAGGTGCAAGTAAATGAATGA
- a CDS encoding MetQ/NlpA family ABC transporter substrate-binding protein, which produces MRRNTKWLLALGGIIVVLVAIVGFSRASSSQASQGKLTTVKIGVAPGPYGDMATKVIGPLLEKKGYKVVTKEFNDYVQPNKALNSGEIDANLFQHTLYLKTFAKANHLKLSAIGETPTLGMGIYSKKITALSDLKSGDTVSLPNDPSNLARALQLLAAQKLITLKKNINVATASTADIVTNPHQLKIKTLDAAQLPQSMSNVTIALIPGNYSWNAKLKPSKALALEKLKEDYKEVFVVKTSQRNSKFGKAVKAVLKSAAFKQAIAKSEFKDFDKPASWQ; this is translated from the coding sequence ATGAGAAGAAATACAAAGTGGTTGTTAGCTTTAGGTGGCATTATTGTTGTTTTGGTGGCTATCGTGGGGTTCAGCCGTGCCAGTAGTTCACAAGCAAGTCAGGGTAAGTTGACAACGGTCAAGATTGGGGTTGCTCCGGGGCCTTATGGTGATATGGCGACTAAAGTTATCGGCCCATTACTTGAGAAAAAGGGGTATAAAGTTGTTACAAAGGAATTCAACGACTACGTTCAACCGAATAAGGCACTGAATTCTGGGGAAATTGATGCTAATTTATTTCAACATACGTTGTATCTGAAGACCTTCGCTAAAGCTAATCACTTGAAGTTATCGGCCATTGGCGAGACGCCCACGCTGGGGATGGGGATTTACTCGAAGAAGATCACGGCACTATCAGATTTGAAGTCCGGTGATACAGTCTCGCTACCGAATGATCCGTCCAACTTAGCTCGAGCACTACAACTCTTAGCGGCGCAAAAACTAATTACTTTGAAGAAAAATATCAACGTCGCAACGGCTAGTACGGCGGATATTGTGACTAATCCGCACCAGTTGAAGATCAAGACCTTGGATGCAGCCCAGTTACCACAGTCGATGAGTAACGTGACGATTGCTTTGATTCCCGGTAATTATTCCTGGAATGCTAAGTTGAAACCATCGAAAGCGCTGGCACTTGAAAAGCTCAAGGAAGATTACAAAGAAGTCTTTGTTGTCAAGACGAGTCAACGCAATTCTAAGTTCGGCAAAGCTGTCAAAGCGGTTCTCAAAAGTGCTGCTTTTAAGCAGGCGATTGCAAAGTCGGAATTTAAGGATTTCGATAAACCAGCTTCATGGCAATAG